A DNA window from Anaerotignum faecicola contains the following coding sequences:
- a CDS encoding response regulator transcription factor, whose product MRILIAEDEADLNGILVKRLKNENYGVDSCLNGIDAWDYIHLTNYDAVILDIMMPGLSGLEVLKRMREQNIKTPVLLLTAKDSIEDRVTGLNCGADDYLIKPFAFDELLARIKVIIRRKTESVSNVFTLADLTVNCDSHTVTRGGRNIQLASKEFAILEYMIRNQGIVLSKEKIEQHIWNYDYEGGSSVIKVYIRYLRKKIDDDFDVKLIHTVRNAGYVLRVEP is encoded by the coding sequence ATGAGGATACTGATTGCCGAAGATGAAGCGGATTTAAACGGCATACTTGTTAAAAGGCTAAAAAACGAAAATTACGGCGTGGATTCATGCCTTAACGGCATTGACGCCTGGGACTATATACACCTTACAAATTACGACGCCGTTATACTCGATATTATGATGCCGGGATTAAGCGGGCTTGAAGTTTTAAAACGCATGCGCGAACAAAACATAAAAACGCCCGTCCTTCTTTTAACGGCAAAAGACAGCATTGAAGACAGGGTTACAGGGTTAAACTGCGGCGCTGACGACTACCTTATAAAGCCGTTCGCCTTTGACGAGCTCCTTGCCCGTATAAAGGTTATAATACGCCGAAAAACCGAAAGCGTTTCAAACGTGTTTACGCTCGCCGACCTTACGGTTAACTGCGACAGCCATACCGTTACACGGGGCGGCAGGAATATACAGCTTGCCAGCAAAGAATTTGCCATACTCGAATATATGATCCGCAATCAGGGGATTGTACTTTCTAAAGAAAAAATAGAACAGCATATCTGGAATTACGACTATGAAGGCGGAAGCAGCGTTATAAAGGTATATATAAGGTATCTGCGCAAAAAAATAGACGACGATTTCGACGTTAAACTTATACACACAGTGCGTAACGCCGGGTATGTGCTTAGGGTGGAGCCTTAA
- a CDS encoding HAMP domain-containing histidine kinase produces the protein MKKLSVKLRVTIWYTVFVAVLTAVFMVILISSAVRTSNSLGRMRLTNAVDWAVHAIKYNNDGSLKISLKTDKTKGVDIVVYNMDNNIIYKNKTAVIFDEGFGENVRTAESDNKNYLICDRLVKFKNHPGLWLRGSFPVDYDTITGASMVRLAFFIFPFAVVIMAIGGYAITKRAFEPVARITRQANSISGGSDLSKRVCHGPDFKAYDEITELAATFDKMFQRLQSSFEKERQFTSDVSHELRTPTSVIISQCEYLLSNETNDDKRDSLEAILKQSQKMSRLISELLTLSRTSNSRAALHFEDINLSETAEIVAEEFQFNGNAKNIKIISEIESGIHINADQTFIMQFLINLISNGIQYGKENGFVSIRLSYKDGVAFGEISDNGIGISESDLTKIWNRFYQANPSRSNPDGSSGLGLAMVKWIIENHGGEIKAESVLNEGSTFSFKLPNANKETERG, from the coding sequence ATGAAAAAACTTTCCGTAAAACTAAGGGTAACTATTTGGTATACGGTTTTTGTGGCCGTACTTACGGCAGTATTTATGGTTATCCTCATATCAAGCGCCGTAAGAACTTCAAATTCATTGGGCCGCATGCGCCTTACAAACGCTGTCGACTGGGCGGTTCATGCCATAAAGTACAACAACGACGGCAGCCTGAAAATAAGCCTGAAAACCGACAAAACAAAAGGCGTCGACATTGTCGTTTACAACATGGACAACAATATTATTTATAAAAACAAAACGGCCGTAATATTTGACGAGGGGTTCGGCGAAAATGTGCGCACTGCGGAAAGCGACAACAAAAACTATCTTATATGCGACAGGCTCGTAAAGTTCAAAAACCACCCCGGACTGTGGCTAAGGGGCTCCTTCCCCGTAGATTACGATACTATAACCGGGGCGTCAATGGTACGCCTTGCATTTTTCATATTCCCGTTTGCCGTTGTGATAATGGCCATAGGCGGCTATGCCATAACAAAAAGGGCTTTTGAGCCTGTAGCCCGCATAACGCGGCAGGCAAACAGCATTTCCGGTGGCAGCGACCTGTCAAAACGCGTCTGTCACGGCCCCGACTTTAAAGCGTATGATGAAATAACCGAACTTGCCGCAACATTCGATAAAATGTTTCAGAGACTGCAAAGTTCCTTTGAAAAGGAACGCCAGTTCACAAGCGACGTTTCACATGAGCTCAGGACGCCGACTTCCGTTATAATATCTCAATGCGAATACCTTCTGTCCAATGAAACAAACGACGACAAGAGGGATTCCCTTGAAGCCATATTAAAGCAGTCCCAGAAAATGAGCCGCCTTATATCGGAGCTCCTTACCCTCTCCCGCACGTCGAACAGCAGGGCGGCGCTTCATTTTGAGGATATAAATTTAAGCGAAACAGCCGAAATTGTTGCGGAAGAATTCCAGTTTAACGGCAACGCAAAAAACATAAAAATAATATCCGAAATTGAAAGCGGAATACACATAAACGCCGACCAGACATTTATAATGCAGTTTTTAATCAATTTAATTTCAAACGGCATACAGTATGGAAAGGAGAACGGCTTTGTTTCCATACGCCTAAGCTATAAAGACGGCGTGGCTTTCGGAGAAATTTCCGATAATGGGATCGGAATATCCGAAAGCGATCTCACAAAAATATGGAACAGGTTTTACCAAGCCAACCCGTCTCGCAGCAACCCTGACGGAAGCAGCGGTCTGGGCCTTGCCATGGTAAAATGGATTATCGAAAACCACGGCGGCGAAATTAAAGCCGAAAGCGTTTTAAACGAAGGCAGTACGTTCAGCTTTAAACTGCCGAACGCAAACAAAGAAACTGAAAGGGGTTAA
- a CDS encoding S-layer homology domain-containing protein: MKKKLALLLASAMVLSTAATGFAASFSDIGDVPWSGAETYVNKAAELGIMVGETSNGKTVFRPKDSVTLCETIQITYSLLKAAENVSASSSVISKWTSVMNGYKIPSWAHEATAYCLENSIITVSDLPSIMSSAGASKKATREMVAYIMGRGLITADSSLSADDTSTSFKDNSSISTSALPYVAMLEDEGILSGDSNGNFNARAVINRSEMAVIVTKGYDLLKNASTVPSDNETGSISGFATNIVTYGDGIMMSMLDNGKTRSLYVGTDASVTFKDGSAGTPSSITGGQVLVVTYKGGNATSVAIQEDPPASTSTSSEATGIISSLSTSKIRLTGEKDYRYIYDKDIYVTLDGDSMDMEEFVDFVDDKEESVRATVTLDSDGYVVRIKAETLEDTVKGYITKINDKEIKIKNGDTYKFNSPTVTFNGDTGASLDDIIDAFDDGDDVYVILGLGSGNKVVSIDGDTDNEAEGGADRGTISSLSEEKLKIKDGDTYYIDDPKDVEVTIDGKSKDFDDLLEYYEDDETIYVVLDVDDDDYITEIDAEIRDNEDDDEVSGTISSVSSSKIKFTNGNTYSIDDPDDIDIKIDGKTKDFEDLEDAVEDYDKVKADLVIEDGYVTEVDAETSDDSDDDDGILEELTSSRLELSNGDEYDIDDPDGLYVTIDGKHSDFDELQDKLDDGARIRVELKVHNNYVIEIDAEIEKEGKSSNSRKSGDVTYISSGKIEIDDDYTYYFDDIDDVDVTLDGSSSDVDEIIDNYEGNEDLYAEVTYDDDDNVVELDVDIE; the protein is encoded by the coding sequence ATGAAAAAGAAATTAGCGCTTTTACTGGCGTCTGCAATGGTATTAAGCACGGCTGCGACAGGTTTTGCGGCGTCGTTCAGCGACATCGGCGACGTGCCATGGTCAGGCGCTGAAACTTATGTAAATAAAGCGGCGGAACTTGGAATAATGGTTGGCGAAACAAGCAACGGCAAAACAGTTTTCAGGCCGAAAGACAGTGTAACATTATGTGAAACTATACAGATTACATACAGCCTTCTGAAAGCGGCTGAAAACGTTTCGGCGTCAAGTTCGGTTATAAGCAAATGGACTTCCGTCATGAATGGGTATAAGATACCTTCATGGGCGCATGAAGCAACCGCATACTGCCTTGAAAATTCAATAATAACGGTAAGCGATCTTCCGAGTATTATGTCGTCGGCGGGCGCAAGCAAAAAAGCCACAAGGGAAATGGTTGCATATATAATGGGCCGGGGCCTTATTACGGCTGACAGCTCCCTGTCGGCTGACGATACAAGCACGTCTTTTAAAGACAATTCTTCAATTTCAACATCAGCTCTTCCATATGTCGCAATGCTTGAGGATGAAGGTATACTTTCGGGCGACAGCAACGGCAATTTTAACGCAAGGGCTGTGATCAACAGATCCGAAATGGCTGTAATTGTAACAAAGGGGTATGATCTGCTTAAAAATGCATCCACTGTGCCAAGCGATAATGAAACGGGAAGTATTTCCGGCTTTGCGACTAACATTGTCACATACGGCGACGGAATTATGATGAGCATGCTGGATAACGGCAAAACGAGATCCTTATATGTCGGAACGGATGCAAGCGTAACTTTTAAGGACGGTTCTGCCGGAACTCCGAGTTCCATTACCGGAGGGCAGGTTCTTGTAGTTACATATAAGGGCGGAAACGCTACTTCAGTTGCAATTCAGGAGGATCCGCCGGCCTCAACCTCAACTAGCAGTGAAGCGACGGGTATTATATCTTCCCTCAGCACTTCTAAAATCAGACTTACAGGCGAAAAAGATTACAGATATATATATGACAAGGATATATATGTAACCCTTGACGGCGACAGCATGGATATGGAGGAATTTGTCGATTTTGTCGACGACAAGGAAGAAAGCGTCAGGGCTACGGTTACCCTTGATTCCGACGGATATGTTGTGCGCATAAAGGCGGAAACGCTTGAAGATACTGTAAAAGGATATATTACAAAGATTAACGATAAGGAAATAAAGATTAAAAACGGCGACACATATAAGTTTAATTCGCCGACGGTTACGTTTAACGGCGATACAGGGGCGAGCCTTGACGATATAATAGACGCGTTTGACGACGGCGACGACGTTTACGTTATACTCGGCCTTGGCAGCGGCAATAAAGTAGTTTCCATCGACGGCGACACAGACAATGAAGCCGAAGGCGGAGCTGACAGGGGCACAATATCGTCCCTTTCGGAGGAAAAACTTAAAATTAAAGACGGCGATACGTATTATATAGACGATCCTAAGGATGTTGAAGTAACAATCGACGGCAAATCCAAAGACTTTGACGATCTGCTTGAATATTATGAAGATGATGAAACTATTTATGTTGTGCTTGACGTTGACGACGACGATTATATAACGGAAATTGACGCCGAGATACGCGATAATGAGGATGACGACGAGGTAAGCGGCACGATTTCTTCGGTTTCTTCCTCTAAGATTAAGTTTACAAACGGCAATACGTATAGTATTGACGATCCGGATGATATCGATATTAAAATAGACGGCAAAACAAAAGATTTCGAGGATCTTGAGGATGCCGTTGAAGATTATGACAAAGTAAAAGCGGATCTTGTTATAGAAGACGGATATGTTACGGAAGTTGACGCCGAAACTTCCGACGACAGCGATGACGATGACGGCATATTGGAAGAGCTTACATCTTCAAGGCTTGAACTGTCTAACGGCGATGAATATGATATTGACGATCCGGACGGACTTTATGTAACCATTGACGGCAAACATTCGGATTTTGACGAACTCCAGGATAAACTTGACGATGGAGCAAGGATAAGGGTTGAACTTAAAGTACACAATAATTATGTTATAGAAATAGACGCTGAAATTGAAAAAGAGGGCAAAAGTTCCAATTCGAGAAAAAGCGGGGACGTAACGTATATTTCAAGCGGAAAAATAGAAATTGACGATGATTATACATACTATTTTGACGATATTGACGACGTGGACGTGACGCTTGACGGAAGCTCAAGCGACGTAGATGAAATTATTGACAACTATGAGGGCAATGAGGATTTATACGCCGAAGTTACTTATGACGACGATGATAACGTTGTGGAGCTTGATGTAGATATAGAATAA